Proteins encoded together in one Caldicellulosiruptor saccharolyticus DSM 8903 window:
- a CDS encoding MraY family glycosyltransferase has product MTDLIIKDALSFLISFVLVTVITPYIQRKSIEIGFVDRPNPRKIHSYPIPVTGGVALFVAFFISQFLIRGFSREFLGFFIASSLILAIGLVDDWYKSQGKEFSALPKFLVQILACSIVFFMGIQIEGITNPFTHKFINFPVWFQYIATVIWLFGVTTVINFIDGIDGLAAGITTISGTTLYFVALMNLSIISTARVSTYMAAALVGVASAFLIFNRHPARIFMGDSGATFLGFVLGTIAVEGTFKVATVVSLIVPILTLGLPIFDNLFVIFKRIKEGKPIYKADKSQVHFRLLEAGLNQKQTVLFLYLVSICFSLTSLIIMLLARR; this is encoded by the coding sequence ATGACAGACCTTATAATAAAAGATGCGCTTTCGTTTTTGATTTCGTTTGTTTTGGTAACAGTTATAACACCGTATATTCAGAGAAAATCAATTGAAATAGGGTTTGTTGACAGACCAAATCCCCGAAAGATACATTCATATCCAATTCCTGTGACAGGCGGAGTTGCACTATTTGTTGCATTTTTCATCTCACAGTTTTTGATAAGAGGATTTAGCAGAGAATTTTTAGGTTTTTTTATAGCATCAAGCTTGATTTTGGCAATTGGTCTTGTTGATGACTGGTATAAATCTCAAGGTAAAGAATTTAGCGCTCTTCCAAAGTTCTTGGTGCAAATTTTGGCATGTTCAATAGTTTTTTTTATGGGTATTCAGATTGAAGGAATAACAAACCCGTTTACACACAAGTTCATAAACTTTCCTGTGTGGTTTCAATATATAGCAACAGTAATTTGGCTTTTTGGTGTGACAACAGTGATAAACTTTATTGATGGCATAGACGGGCTTGCAGCAGGTATTACAACAATCTCAGGTACAACTTTGTATTTTGTAGCTCTCATGAACCTTAGCATAATCTCAACAGCAAGGGTTTCAACATACATGGCAGCAGCACTTGTAGGTGTTGCTTCAGCGTTTTTGATTTTCAACCGCCACCCAGCCAGAATTTTTATGGGTGATTCAGGTGCCACATTCTTAGGATTTGTCCTTGGAACAATTGCTGTTGAAGGAACATTTAAAGTGGCAACAGTAGTGTCTTTGATTGTACCAATCTTGACATTAGGACTTCCTATATTTGATAATCTTTTTGTCATATTCAAAAGAATTAAGGAAGGGAAACCTATTTATAAAGCTGACAAAAGTCAGGTACACTTTAGACTTCTTGAAGCAGGCTTGAATCAGAAACAAACAGTGCTATTTTTGTACTTGGTTAGCATTTGTTTTTCCCTGACCTCTCTTATCATAATGCTTCTGGCAAGAAGATAA
- a CDS encoding GerMN domain-containing protein has translation MRKRIFFMLILCLIFLTACRADILSSTIRSDVYQNDQSAETEINFEVVDSDVYTPQYSKEEIDTNNSFKVLSIFCDKDKNLVLANIYTTRTLSVMRKGLEFSIFSPQKQKKLRDFGLFCIFPNDIHINFIEIEGNCAKVDLNQKFFQKKYKNFYIKAITFFITSVNGIIKEVYFYKDGTIYNKTPLLRRQNDQLILFVPQKVEDNIFLVPKWISVSQKYKNTPLTFALGQLIKSLSYRFSKLNGLKLNNVDLKEKTLYLDLSSQILNLKGSSEVDTILASICFTAKEIDNSIRYIKLSVKGKEGYLDQYDLKDKIDVNQFELNPINLKL, from the coding sequence ATGAGAAAAAGAATTTTTTTTATGTTAATTTTATGTTTAATATTCTTAACAGCTTGCAGGGCAGATATTTTGTCTTCAACTATTCGAAGTGATGTGTATCAAAATGATCAGAGTGCAGAAACAGAAATTAATTTTGAGGTTGTGGATAGTGATGTTTACACTCCTCAGTATTCAAAAGAGGAAATAGATACTAACAATTCTTTCAAGGTTCTTAGCATATTTTGTGACAAAGACAAAAACCTTGTTTTAGCAAATATTTACACCACAAGGACTTTGTCTGTAATGAGAAAAGGGCTTGAATTTTCTATATTTTCTCCACAGAAACAAAAGAAACTTAGGGATTTTGGACTTTTTTGTATATTTCCTAATGATATTCATATAAACTTTATTGAGATAGAAGGAAACTGTGCTAAAGTTGATTTAAATCAAAAGTTTTTTCAGAAAAAATACAAAAATTTTTATATAAAAGCTATCACATTTTTTATTACCTCAGTGAATGGTATAATAAAGGAAGTTTATTTTTATAAAGACGGCACAATTTACAATAAAACTCCACTTTTGCGTCGACAAAATGACCAGCTAATCTTGTTTGTACCGCAAAAGGTTGAAGATAATATCTTTCTTGTGCCAAAGTGGATTAGTGTTTCACAAAAATATAAAAACACACCTTTGACTTTTGCTTTGGGGCAGCTAATAAAAAGTCTTAGCTATAGATTTTCTAAACTAAATGGGTTAAAATTGAATAATGTAGACCTAAAAGAGAAAACCCTATATCTCGATTTGTCAAGCCAAATCTTGAATTTAAAAGGAAGTAGCGAAGTTGACACTATCTTAGCCTCAATTTGTTTTACAGCAAAAGAAATAGATAACTCCATACGATATATTAAATTATCTGTGAAAGGAAAAGAAGGATATCTTGATCAGTACGACTTAAAGGATAAAATAGATGTAAACCAGTTTGAATTAAATCCTATAAATCTAAAACTGTGA
- the rph gene encoding ribonuclease PH, with amino-acid sequence MRQDQRSYNELRPIKITRNFIKYAEGSCLIEMGNTKVIITATIDDKVPPFKKGSGEGWITAEYSMLPRATQQRNVRDINKLRLSGRSHEIQRLIGRALRAGINFKALGERVIILDCDVIQADGGTRTASITGGFIAMFDACKKLYDDKVIENFPITDFVAAVSVGICDGVEMLDLCFEEDSKASVDMNLVMNDKGEFIEIQGTAEGGAFTQEQFEKLLELGKQGIQKIIEIQREVLGEDSKLIGSVPKDEKTSGCDQE; translated from the coding sequence ATGAGACAGGACCAAAGATCATATAATGAACTTCGACCAATAAAAATAACACGAAACTTTATAAAATATGCCGAAGGCTCATGTCTGATTGAGATGGGCAACACAAAAGTGATTATCACAGCAACCATTGACGACAAAGTTCCTCCTTTTAAAAAAGGAAGTGGCGAAGGCTGGATTACTGCTGAGTATTCAATGCTTCCAAGAGCAACCCAGCAGAGAAATGTAAGGGATATAAACAAGCTTAGACTCAGCGGCCGAAGCCATGAGATACAGAGACTAATAGGAAGAGCCCTAAGAGCTGGTATAAACTTTAAAGCCTTAGGTGAGCGCGTGATAATCCTTGACTGTGACGTCATTCAGGCAGACGGTGGCACAAGGACAGCGTCCATCACAGGTGGGTTTATTGCAATGTTTGATGCGTGTAAAAAACTTTATGATGATAAAGTGATAGAAAATTTTCCAATTACAGATTTTGTTGCTGCAGTGTCTGTTGGTATTTGCGACGGAGTTGAGATGCTTGACCTTTGTTTTGAAGAGGATTCTAAAGCCTCTGTTGATATGAACCTTGTTATGAACGACAAGGGCGAGTTTATTGAAATTCAGGGCACAGCAGAAGGTGGTGCTTTTACTCAGGAGCAGTTTGAAAAGTTACTTGAACTTGGGAAACAGGGTATTCAAAAGATTATTGAGATACAAAGAGAGGTTTTAGGGGAAGATAGCAAACTAATTGGGAGTGTTCCAAAAGATGAGAAAACTTCTGGTTGCGACCAAGAATAG
- a CDS encoding XTP/dITP diphosphatase translates to MRKLLVATKNRGKAKEIKELIGDFFDIILTLSDFDENINIIEDGKTFEENALKKSKTIYSLYKLPTLADDSGLEVDALDGRPGVYSARYAGDNATDEEKIKKLLEELKNIPEEKRGAQFVCVLTFIDENGRMYQTRGVCRGKIGFAPKGLNGFGYDPIFIPEGYNATFAELESDEKNRISHRARAFEKLKKILGEIYNEDTCDK, encoded by the coding sequence ATGAGAAAACTTCTGGTTGCGACCAAGAATAGAGGAAAGGCAAAAGAGATAAAAGAGCTAATTGGGGATTTTTTTGACATTATTTTGACACTGAGCGATTTTGATGAAAATATCAACATAATTGAGGATGGAAAAACTTTTGAAGAAAATGCTTTGAAAAAGTCAAAAACTATATACAGCCTTTACAAATTACCAACTTTAGCAGATGACTCTGGACTTGAGGTGGACGCACTTGACGGAAGGCCTGGTGTGTATTCTGCAAGGTATGCAGGTGATAATGCAACAGATGAAGAAAAGATTAAAAAGCTTTTAGAAGAGCTTAAAAACATACCAGAAGAAAAAAGAGGCGCACAATTTGTTTGTGTGCTTACATTTATTGATGAGAATGGCAGAATGTATCAAACAAGAGGAGTCTGCAGAGGTAAAATTGGCTTTGCACCAAAAGGTCTAAATGGATTTGGATATGACCCAATATTTATTCCAGAAGGCTACAATGCAACATTTGCAGAGCTTGAAAGTGATGAGAAGAATAGAATATCACACAGAGCAAGAGCTTTTGAAAAACTAAAAAAGATTTTGGGTGAGATTTACAATGAAGATACTTGTGATAAGTGA
- a CDS encoding metallophosphoesterase, with protein sequence MKILVISDTHGITYEAERIVRKYEKNIVLCVHLGDLVKDAVYLQNKFPNLKFEIVRGNNDFTRDFPSEKIIEVGNKKILITHGHMYSVKSTYDLIVNHAKSFRVDAVFFGHTHQQEEFYSDSILFLNPGSIAFSRDGSRSYAIAEVTSFGVVAYLEKV encoded by the coding sequence ATGAAGATACTTGTGATAAGTGATACACATGGAATTACTTATGAAGCAGAAAGAATTGTAAGAAAGTACGAAAAAAATATTGTTTTGTGTGTTCATCTTGGAGACTTGGTTAAAGATGCTGTGTATCTCCAAAATAAATTTCCAAATCTCAAGTTTGAGATAGTGAGAGGGAACAACGACTTTACAAGAGACTTTCCATCAGAGAAGATTATAGAAGTTGGGAATAAAAAGATTTTAATAACACATGGTCATATGTATTCTGTAAAGTCTACATATGACCTTATTGTTAACCATGCAAAATCTTTCAGAGTTGATGCAGTGTTTTTTGGACATACACATCAGCAGGAGGAGTTTTACTCTGACAGCATCTTATTTTTAAACCCAGGCAGCATAGCTTTCTCAAGAGACGGCTCAAGATCATATGCTATTGCAGAGGTAACTTCGTTTGGTGTTGTAGCATATTTAGAAAAGGTGTGA
- a CDS encoding GNAT family N-acetyltransferase, which yields MLIAKGELVNIRELRWGDLKYIQKWSNDPEVAYWARGEKNATDTPIEEFRRWYRSRSSSTIKRFIIETKDRKPIGSISYRDYDPINKVVVLGIHIGEKEYWGKGFGTDAIKAFVRYLFATLDINRIELDTFDDNIRAIKAYQKCGFKIEGVLREAKLIDGKFHDVIIMGMTRKDFEKIANKN from the coding sequence ATGTTAATAGCCAAGGGTGAGCTTGTAAATATAAGAGAACTGAGATGGGGAGATTTAAAATATATTCAAAAATGGTCAAATGATCCAGAGGTTGCGTACTGGGCTCGTGGCGAGAAAAATGCTACTGATACACCTATTGAAGAATTTAGGAGATGGTACCGTTCCCGATCATCCTCAACCATTAAAAGGTTTATAATTGAAACAAAAGACAGAAAACCAATTGGTTCTATCTCGTATCGAGACTATGACCCTATAAATAAAGTAGTTGTACTTGGAATTCATATAGGCGAAAAGGAATATTGGGGGAAAGGTTTTGGCACCGACGCAATAAAAGCATTTGTCAGATACCTTTTTGCAACACTTGATATAAACAGAATAGAACTTGACACATTTGATGATAATATAAGAGCTATTAAGGCGTATCAGAAGTGTGGGTTTAAAATTGAAGGGGTTTTGCGTGAAGCAAAGCTCATTGATGGAAAGTTTCATGATGTTATCATAATGGGTATGACAAGAAAAGATTTTGAGAAGATAGCAAACAAAAATTAA
- a CDS encoding rhamnulokinase yields MKTINCVGADFGASSGRVFVGSFNGESLELFEVHRFENTPVRINQSLFWDFLYLFNNLKIGIYKAKKQFGELHSIGIDTWGVDYGLVDKRGDLLSNPYHYRDLRTKNAIEEVSRIVSLDKIYEITGIQFMNFNTIFQLYIDYKTRQDIMKNVDSLLFMPDLFAYFLTGIKVNEYTIASTSQLIDAQKRGWSDELIEKLGFEKRIFNDIIYPGNVLGKLTPDVQEELEIGAIPVIAVGSHDTASAVAASPFSDGKTTVYLSCGTWSLMGVELESPLINQNSFNKNFTNEGGVENKIRFLKNITGLWLIQQIRSTWSKKYKEVSFNEISELAQKSNYEYAIDPDSSEFLAPIDILAEIRKWCKNHFGKEPQDLGDIAKAAYSGIVQKYKKTIEEIEELTGFSISKINMVGGGIKDKHLCELTARETKREVIAGPVEATVLGNIMLQLIALGYVKDLREARELLKKSIQFEIYTGR; encoded by the coding sequence ATGAAAACAATCAATTGCGTTGGTGCTGATTTTGGGGCGTCAAGCGGAAGAGTGTTTGTTGGAAGTTTCAATGGGGAGAGTTTAGAGCTTTTTGAAGTGCACAGGTTTGAAAATACCCCCGTAAGAATTAACCAGAGTTTATTTTGGGATTTTTTGTACTTGTTTAACAACTTGAAAATTGGGATTTACAAAGCTAAAAAACAATTTGGAGAACTTCACAGTATTGGGATTGACACTTGGGGAGTTGACTATGGACTTGTTGACAAAAGAGGTGACTTACTTTCAAATCCTTATCATTACAGGGATTTGAGGACGAAAAACGCAATTGAAGAGGTATCGAGAATAGTTTCGCTTGACAAAATTTATGAGATAACAGGCATTCAGTTTATGAATTTCAACACAATCTTTCAGCTTTACATAGACTACAAAACACGGCAGGATATAATGAAAAATGTGGATTCGCTTTTGTTTATGCCAGACCTTTTTGCATATTTTTTGACAGGTATTAAAGTAAATGAATACACCATTGCATCAACCTCACAGCTAATAGATGCACAAAAAAGAGGATGGTCAGATGAACTGATAGAAAAACTTGGGTTTGAAAAAAGAATATTTAATGATATAATTTATCCAGGAAATGTTTTAGGCAAATTAACACCTGATGTTCAAGAAGAGCTTGAAATTGGCGCTATTCCTGTTATTGCAGTTGGTAGCCATGATACAGCTTCTGCTGTTGCGGCTTCTCCCTTTTCTGATGGCAAAACCACAGTGTATCTCAGCTGTGGCACATGGTCGCTGATGGGAGTGGAGCTTGAAAGTCCTCTTATTAATCAAAATAGTTTTAACAAAAACTTTACAAACGAGGGCGGAGTGGAAAACAAAATAAGGTTTTTAAAGAACATCACTGGTCTTTGGCTCATCCAACAGATAAGAAGCACATGGAGCAAGAAGTATAAAGAAGTGAGCTTTAATGAAATCAGTGAACTTGCTCAAAAATCGAACTATGAGTACGCAATTGACCCTGACAGTAGTGAATTTTTAGCCCCGATTGACATTCTGGCAGAGATAAGAAAGTGGTGCAAAAATCATTTTGGAAAAGAGCCACAAGACTTAGGGGACATTGCAAAAGCAGCCTACAGTGGGATTGTACAAAAGTATAAAAAGACAATTGAAGAGATTGAAGAGTTAACAGGTTTTAGCATTTCTAAAATCAACATGGTTGGCGGTGGAATTAAGGATAAACATCTTTGTGAGCTTACAGCAAGAGAGACAAAAAGAGAAGTTATTGCAGGGCCTGTTGAGGCAACAGTACTGGGCAACATTATGCTTCAGCTAATAGCACTTGGATATGTTAAGGATTTGCGTGAGGCAAGAGAACTTCTTAAAAAGAGTATTCAGTTTGAAATCTATACGGGGAGGTAA
- a CDS encoding DeoR/GlpR family DNA-binding transcription regulator, translating into MLAIERRQKIMAMLNENKSVLVPELAKLFNVTEETIRRDLEKLEKEGLLKRTYGGAVLVENYNVDIPFEFRNVTNIEGKKQIALTLIKYIEDGDTLVMDSSTSALQVAKLLKTKKKITVITNSEQIVNELKVFEDIKVISTGGTLRNRSLSLVGPIAENTLKSLNANKAIISCKGFDIEKGFTESNELEAQVKKMMIEIADQIYMIVDHTKMNKIALVNIATLDDVDFIFTDKVLPPSQENAIREKNVEIVYC; encoded by the coding sequence GTGCTTGCGATTGAACGAAGACAAAAGATAATGGCAATGCTAAATGAAAACAAGAGTGTGCTTGTTCCAGAGCTTGCAAAGCTTTTTAATGTCACAGAAGAAACTATTAGGCGCGACCTTGAGAAGCTTGAAAAGGAAGGACTTTTAAAAAGAACATATGGTGGGGCAGTCCTTGTTGAAAACTATAATGTTGATATTCCGTTTGAGTTTAGAAATGTGACAAACATTGAAGGCAAAAAACAAATAGCTCTGACTCTAATAAAGTACATTGAAGATGGTGACACGCTTGTCATGGATTCAAGCACATCAGCTCTGCAGGTTGCAAAGCTTCTCAAGACCAAGAAGAAGATAACTGTTATCACAAACTCTGAACAGATAGTAAATGAGTTAAAGGTTTTTGAAGACATCAAGGTAATCTCAACAGGTGGGACGCTGAGAAATAGATCACTTTCACTTGTTGGACCCATTGCAGAGAATACATTAAAATCTCTTAATGCAAACAAAGCAATCATCTCCTGCAAAGGGTTTGACATTGAAAAGGGCTTTACAGAGTCAAACGAGCTTGAAGCACAGGTCAAGAAGATGATGATTGAAATAGCAGACCAAATTTACATGATTGTAGACCACACAAAGATGAACAAAATAGCACTTGTCAACATTGCAACACTTGATGATGTAGACTTTATCTTCACCGACAAGGTACTGCCACCAAGCCAAGAAAATGCAATAAGGGAAAAGAATGTTGAGATTGTATACTGTTAA
- a CDS encoding aspartate kinase, whose translation MGIVVQKYGGTSVADKERIFRAARRAVAEYEKGNKVVVVVSAQGDTTDELIEKAKEINENPSKREMDMLLSTGEQISIALMAMAIEKLGYPVISLTGWQAGIKTDSNYSNARIKEIDTERLQRELDKRNIVVVAGFQGINKYDDITTLGRGGSDTTAVALAAALKADKCEIYTDVDGVYTADPRIVPNASKLKEISYDEMLELATLGAKVLHNRSVELAKKYNIPIVVRSSFNDNEGTVVKEVSSVEKLLVSGVACDKDIARVAVIGVENVPGKAFQIFSLLAKENINVDIILQSIGREKTKDISFTVSKSNLKQTLDVLTKNLHVIGAKDITYADNVAKVSIVGAGMVNNPGVAAMMFEALYDAGINIEMISTSEIKISVLIDEKDAEKAVRAIHDKFKLHLLNSNGK comes from the coding sequence TTGGGAATAGTTGTTCAAAAATATGGTGGAACGTCTGTCGCAGACAAAGAGCGAATATTTCGTGCAGCAAGACGAGCTGTAGCCGAGTATGAAAAGGGAAACAAGGTAGTTGTGGTTGTCTCTGCTCAAGGTGATACAACTGATGAGCTTATTGAAAAAGCAAAAGAGATAAACGAAAACCCGTCTAAAAGAGAGATGGATATGCTGCTTTCAACAGGCGAGCAGATATCAATTGCTCTGATGGCAATGGCAATTGAAAAGCTCGGGTATCCTGTAATATCACTTACTGGCTGGCAGGCAGGAATAAAGACAGATAGCAACTATTCAAACGCAAGGATTAAAGAAATTGACACAGAAAGGCTTCAAAGAGAGCTTGACAAGAGAAACATAGTTGTTGTTGCAGGCTTTCAGGGAATAAATAAATATGACGACATCACAACTTTGGGCCGTGGTGGGTCTGACACAACAGCAGTGGCTTTAGCTGCAGCTTTGAAAGCTGATAAGTGCGAGATTTACACAGATGTTGATGGTGTGTACACAGCAGACCCAAGAATTGTTCCAAATGCCTCAAAGCTAAAAGAGATTTCATATGATGAGATGTTAGAGCTTGCAACGCTGGGTGCAAAGGTTCTTCATAATAGGTCTGTTGAGCTTGCAAAAAAATATAACATTCCTATAGTTGTCAGGTCATCTTTTAATGACAATGAAGGAACAGTTGTAAAGGAGGTAAGTTCTGTGGAAAAACTGCTTGTGTCAGGTGTTGCTTGTGACAAAGACATAGCAAGGGTTGCTGTGATTGGAGTTGAAAATGTTCCAGGAAAGGCATTCCAGATATTCTCTTTACTTGCGAAAGAGAATATAAATGTTGATATAATCTTGCAATCAATTGGAAGAGAAAAAACAAAAGATATATCATTTACTGTGTCAAAAAGCAATCTCAAGCAGACATTAGATGTATTGACAAAGAACCTGCATGTAATTGGAGCAAAGGATATAACATACGCAGACAATGTTGCAAAGGTGTCAATTGTAGGTGCTGGAATGGTCAACAACCCAGGCGTTGCTGCAATGATGTTTGAAGCCCTTTACGATGCTGGAATTAACATTGAGATGATTTCAACATCGGAAATCAAGATTTCTGTTTTAATTGATGAAAAGGATGCTGAAAAGGCGGTAAGAGCTATACATGATAAGTTCAAACTACATCTTTTGAATAGCAACGGAAAATAA
- the thrB gene encoding homoserine kinase, with translation MISVKVPASSANLGAGFDCMGVALKLYNIIEVEEIEKGLEITSSPDDPSIAKDENNLVFKAMKVVFNEVGWYPKGLRINLINEIPLTRGLGSSAACISGGIYAANLLCGGKLSEEEMIFLAAKMEGHPDNSTPAMIGGLVFAVLEENKVNYIKFVVPNRLKFAVFIPDFQLSTEYARNILPKYIEFKDAVFNVGRAALFASAITTGNYDLLPAATQDRLHQPYRKNLIPDFDKIVNLSLEFGAKGAFLSGAGPSIIALIDENYDSFEQNVKLALSSLELKSKWDLMILEADNSGATVFSVQSSSSFKR, from the coding sequence ATGATTTCTGTAAAGGTCCCGGCATCATCGGCAAACCTTGGTGCCGGATTTGACTGTATGGGAGTTGCATTAAAACTTTATAACATCATTGAGGTGGAAGAAATCGAAAAAGGTTTAGAGATAACTTCAAGCCCAGACGACCCTTCGATTGCAAAGGATGAGAATAATCTTGTTTTCAAAGCCATGAAGGTTGTATTTAACGAGGTTGGATGGTACCCAAAAGGTTTGAGGATAAATCTTATAAATGAAATTCCACTGACACGCGGTTTGGGATCGTCTGCTGCATGTATCTCAGGCGGTATATATGCTGCAAACCTATTATGTGGCGGAAAACTTTCTGAAGAAGAGATGATTTTCTTGGCAGCAAAAATGGAAGGGCACCCTGATAACTCAACACCTGCAATGATTGGCGGGCTTGTCTTTGCAGTACTGGAAGAAAATAAAGTAAACTACATCAAGTTTGTTGTACCAAACAGGCTCAAGTTTGCAGTTTTCATTCCTGACTTTCAGCTGTCTACTGAGTATGCAAGAAATATTCTGCCAAAGTATATTGAGTTCAAAGACGCAGTCTTCAATGTTGGAAGGGCAGCTCTTTTTGCAAGCGCAATCACAACCGGAAACTATGATCTTTTGCCTGCTGCAACACAAGACAGGCTACATCAACCATATAGAAAAAATCTCATTCCTGATTTTGATAAGATTGTAAACCTATCTTTGGAGTTTGGCGCAAAAGGAGCATTCTTGTCGGGGGCTGGTCCTTCTATAATAGCATTGATTGATGAAAATTACGACAGTTTTGAACAAAATGTTAAGCTTGCGCTTAGTTCATTGGAATTGAAATCTAAGTGGGATTTGATGATTTTAGAAGCTGACAACAGTGGTGCTACAGTCTTTTCTGTGCAAAGTAGCAGTAGCTTTAAAAGATAA
- a CDS encoding homoserine dehydrogenase: MVKIAIMGFGVVGSGVWEVLTKNAASIAKRAGDEIGIKYILDIRDFPDHPAKNLIIKDFDKILNDDEVSIVVETIGGLEPAYTYTKKLLEKGKHVVTSNKELVAKHGPELLRIAKEKNINYFFEAGVGGGIPIIRPLQNCLAGNQITEIAGILNGTTNYILTQMSKYSLSFEEALKQAQEKGYAERNPSNDVDGHDACRKIAILSSIAYSHYVNYVNIYTEGISKVTKEDMEYAEELGCTIKLIAMSKKLDSTTVFARVSPLMILQKSPFANVDDVFNAILVKGDAIGDVMFYGQGAGKLPTASAVVGDIIDIVKHIDKSYVYTWGISGDIKVLNIDETTCRFFVRVKYKDLSKAKDAVSIIFNDCMIVNTHKPIGENEFAFVTHEMKEREFKEKISQLEKLPAIEKVLSIIRYDENI, translated from the coding sequence GTGGTAAAGATTGCAATAATGGGATTTGGAGTTGTTGGCTCAGGAGTATGGGAAGTTTTGACAAAAAACGCAGCATCAATTGCCAAAAGAGCTGGAGATGAGATAGGGATTAAATACATTTTGGATATCCGTGATTTTCCAGACCACCCGGCAAAGAATTTGATTATAAAAGACTTCGACAAAATTTTAAATGACGATGAGGTTTCTATTGTTGTAGAAACAATTGGTGGACTTGAGCCTGCGTATACTTATACAAAAAAGCTTTTAGAAAAAGGGAAGCATGTTGTTACATCAAACAAAGAACTTGTTGCAAAGCATGGACCAGAGCTTTTGAGAATTGCAAAGGAGAAGAATATCAATTATTTCTTTGAAGCAGGTGTTGGCGGTGGAATACCTATTATAAGACCTCTTCAGAACTGTTTGGCAGGAAATCAAATAACAGAGATTGCAGGAATTTTAAATGGCACCACAAACTATATCTTGACACAGATGAGTAAATACTCCCTGTCATTTGAAGAAGCGCTAAAACAGGCCCAAGAAAAAGGATATGCAGAGAGAAACCCGAGCAACGATGTTGATGGGCATGACGCATGCAGAAAGATTGCAATCTTATCTTCAATTGCATACTCTCACTATGTAAATTATGTGAATATTTATACAGAGGGTATTTCAAAAGTTACAAAAGAAGACATGGAATATGCAGAGGAACTCGGGTGTACAATAAAACTCATTGCCATGAGTAAAAAGTTAGATAGTACAACTGTTTTTGCAAGAGTAAGTCCACTTATGATACTCCAGAAAAGTCCTTTTGCAAATGTAGATGATGTATTCAACGCAATCTTAGTAAAAGGTGATGCAATAGGCGATGTGATGTTTTATGGCCAAGGCGCTGGAAAGCTTCCAACTGCAAGCGCGGTTGTGGGAGATATAATTGATATTGTCAAGCATATTGACAAGTCATATGTCTACACTTGGGGAATCTCCGGCGATATAAAGGTTTTGAATATAGATGAAACAACCTGCAGATTTTTTGTAAGAGTAAAGTATAAAGACCTCTCAAAAGCAAAAGATGCAGTTTCAATAATTTTTAATGATTGCATGATAGTAAATACACACAAACCAATTGGTGAAAACGAATTTGCATTTGTGACTCATGAGATGAAAGAAAGAGAATTCAAAGAAAAGATATCCCAGCTTGAAAAACTTCCTGCTATAGAAAAGGTTTTATCAATTATAAGATACGATGAAAATATATGA
- a CDS encoding CLC_0170 family protein yields MISLSDIITKYSILMFFLSGILIFLLDIRELKSKNLKREANLAKITGSVLIVLGIIFYIVKIFL; encoded by the coding sequence ATGATAAGCCTTTCGGATATTATTACAAAGTATAGTATTTTAATGTTTTTCTTAAGTGGTATTTTAATATTCTTGCTTGACATAAGAGAGCTTAAATCAAAGAATTTAAAGAGAGAAGCTAATTTGGCAAAAATCACAGGAAGTGTTTTAATCGTACTTGGTATCATCTTTTATATAGTAAAAATTTTCCTTTAA